A genomic stretch from Bradyrhizobium quebecense includes:
- the bioD gene encoding dethiobiotin synthase — MISWIVVTGTDTGIGKTIFSAGLVGFLGASYWKPVQSGLEEETDAQLVTRLAGLAADRIVPERYRLHTPASPHQSAAIDGVRIDPAALDLPDTGDRPLVIEGAGGLMVPLNDDTLFIDMFERWRLPVVLCARTALGTINHSLLSVEALRKRNIDVLGIAFIGESNPESERAICEIGQVRRLGRLPWLSPLAADTLQTAFHASFRRDDFNS, encoded by the coding sequence ATGATCAGCTGGATCGTGGTGACCGGCACCGACACCGGAATCGGGAAGACGATCTTCTCCGCGGGCCTCGTCGGCTTTCTCGGCGCGAGCTACTGGAAGCCGGTTCAGTCCGGCCTTGAGGAAGAGACCGACGCGCAACTGGTGACGCGGCTTGCAGGTCTTGCGGCCGATCGCATCGTGCCGGAGCGTTACCGGCTTCACACGCCGGCGTCGCCGCATCAGTCCGCGGCGATCGACGGCGTGCGCATCGATCCCGCCGCGCTCGATCTGCCCGACACGGGGGACCGGCCGCTGGTGATCGAGGGCGCCGGCGGACTAATGGTGCCGCTGAATGACGACACGCTCTTTATCGACATGTTCGAGCGGTGGCGGCTTCCGGTCGTGCTCTGCGCCCGCACCGCGCTCGGCACCATCAATCACTCGCTGTTATCGGTCGAGGCGCTGCGCAAGCGCAACATCGATGTTCTCGGGATCGCCTTTATCGGCGAGAGCAATCCCGAGAGCGAGCGCGCCATCTGCGAGATCGGGCAAGTGCGCCGGCTGGGCCGGTTGCCCTGGCTGTCTCCGCTCGCGGCAGACACGCTGCAAACGGCTTTCCACGCCTCGTTCCGGCGCGACGATTTCAACTCATGA
- a CDS encoding 8-amino-7-oxononanoate synthase — translation MSAIHAAKAADYAAALRALSKDDRLRGLKPRAGIDFVSNDYLALASAPRIKQAVSAALEAGTPIGAGGSRLLRGNCEEHERLEAEAAAFFRAETALFFGGGYVANFAVLTTLPQRGDLLVLDSLVHASIHEGARAGRAAFRFSAHNDPGSVEDTIRDWRADGGTGRVWIVVESVYSMDGDVAPLDDLVAIAERHDAFLMVDEAHGTGVYGEQGRGLTAPYEGRENLVIVHTCGKALGAAGALVTASTVLRDFMVNRCRPFIFATAPSPLVAVAVREALLILREEPERQQRLAELVAFTHRELDRRGRRSPSRSQIVPYIVGDNARAMQLASALQARGFDIRGIRPPTVPAGTARLRIALTLNVDEDDVRALLDALVEETKGWSR, via the coding sequence ATGAGCGCAATCCATGCGGCCAAGGCCGCTGATTACGCCGCGGCCTTGCGCGCCCTGAGCAAGGACGATCGGCTGCGCGGTCTGAAGCCGCGTGCGGGCATCGATTTCGTGTCGAACGACTATCTGGCACTCGCGAGCGCGCCACGCATCAAGCAGGCCGTGTCGGCCGCGCTCGAGGCAGGCACGCCGATCGGCGCCGGCGGGTCGCGGCTGTTGCGCGGCAATTGCGAGGAGCACGAAAGGCTGGAGGCCGAGGCCGCCGCGTTCTTCCGCGCCGAGACCGCGCTGTTCTTCGGCGGTGGTTATGTCGCCAACTTTGCCGTGCTGACGACGCTGCCGCAGCGCGGCGATCTGCTCGTTCTCGATTCGCTGGTGCACGCCAGCATCCACGAAGGCGCGCGGGCAGGCCGGGCCGCGTTCCGGTTCAGCGCGCACAACGACCCCGGGTCGGTCGAGGACACCATTCGCGACTGGCGCGCCGATGGCGGAACGGGCCGGGTCTGGATCGTGGTCGAAAGCGTCTACAGCATGGACGGCGATGTCGCGCCGCTCGACGACCTCGTCGCCATCGCCGAGCGGCACGACGCGTTCCTGATGGTGGACGAGGCGCACGGCACCGGCGTCTACGGCGAGCAGGGGCGAGGGCTGACGGCGCCCTATGAAGGGCGCGAGAATCTCGTGATCGTGCATACCTGCGGCAAGGCGCTGGGCGCCGCCGGCGCATTGGTCACGGCCTCGACCGTGCTGCGCGACTTCATGGTCAATCGCTGCCGCCCGTTCATCTTCGCCACCGCGCCGTCACCGCTTGTGGCCGTCGCCGTGCGTGAAGCACTGCTGATCCTGCGAGAGGAGCCCGAGCGCCAGCAGCGCCTCGCAGAACTGGTCGCGTTCACGCATCGCGAGCTCGATCGGCGCGGCCGGCGCAGTCCGTCGCGCTCGCAGATCGTGCCTTATATCGTCGGCGACAATGCGCGCGCGATGCAGCTTGCCTCGGCGTTGCAGGCGCGCGGCTTCGACATTAGAGGCATCCGCCCGCCGACCGTGCCGGCGGGCACCGCGCGGCTGCGGATTGCGTTGACACTCAATGTCGACGAGGACGACGTGCGCGCGCTGCTCGATGCGCTTGTCGAGGAGACGAAAGGCTGGTCGCGATGA
- the bioB gene encoding biotin synthase BioB, translated as MVDVVEIERTDRSSNAPLHKHWERAEAEALYNLPFADLMFQAQGIHRANFNPNHVETASLLSIKTGGCPEDCGYCSQSAHYDTGLKATRLMPRDEVVAVAQRAKDAGATRFCMAAAWRSPKDRDLDQVCDMVSAVKGLGMETCVTLGMLTPDQAERLSDAGLDFYNHNVDTSPEFYDKIITTRTLQDRIDTLAHVRDAGIKVCCGGIIGMGEQVEDRLGMLMLLANLPSHPESVPINLWNEVKGVPVNDTAERPDPIALVRLVATARIMMPKSVVRLSAGRQYMTDELQAMCFLAGANSIFIGDVLLTTKNPQRDRDADLLDRLGITSRLA; from the coding sequence ATGGTTGATGTCGTTGAGATCGAACGGACCGACAGAAGCAGCAACGCACCGCTCCACAAGCACTGGGAGCGTGCCGAAGCCGAGGCGCTCTACAACCTGCCGTTCGCGGACCTGATGTTCCAGGCGCAGGGCATCCACCGCGCCAATTTCAATCCGAACCACGTCGAAACCGCGAGCCTGCTCAGCATCAAGACCGGCGGCTGTCCGGAAGACTGCGGCTACTGCTCGCAAAGCGCGCATTACGACACCGGCCTGAAGGCCACCCGCCTGATGCCGCGGGACGAGGTGGTCGCGGTCGCGCAGCGCGCCAAGGACGCCGGCGCAACCCGTTTCTGCATGGCCGCGGCCTGGCGCAGTCCCAAGGACCGCGATCTCGATCAGGTCTGCGACATGGTCAGCGCGGTGAAGGGGCTCGGCATGGAAACCTGCGTCACGCTCGGCATGCTGACGCCGGACCAGGCCGAACGCCTCTCCGACGCCGGACTCGATTTCTACAACCACAACGTCGATACCTCGCCCGAGTTCTACGACAAGATCATCACCACCCGCACCTTGCAGGATCGCATCGATACGCTCGCGCATGTGCGCGACGCCGGCATCAAGGTCTGCTGCGGCGGCATTATCGGCATGGGCGAGCAGGTCGAGGACCGGCTCGGCATGCTGATGCTGCTCGCCAATCTCCCCAGCCATCCCGAAAGCGTGCCGATCAATCTGTGGAACGAGGTCAAGGGCGTGCCGGTCAACGACACCGCCGAGCGGCCCGATCCGATCGCGCTGGTGCGGCTGGTTGCGACCGCGCGGATCATGATGCCGAAGAGCGTGGTGCGGTTGTCGGCCGGACGGCAATACATGACCGATGAACTGCAGGCGATGTGCTTCCTCGCCGGCGCGAACTCGATCTTCATCGGCGATGTACTGCTGACCACCAAGAACCCGCAGCGCGATCGCGACGCCGATCTGCTCGACCGGCTCGGCATCACATCCCGTCTCGCCTGA
- a CDS encoding GntR family transcriptional regulator, translating to MTDVGENTTTAGRIAEAIGERIISGALPPDAPLRQDHVAREFHSSHVPVREAFRQLEAQHLVVAVPRRGVRVAPLDTKSVKEIAEMRAALEVVALRNAAPKFTPAHLARIEVALIEGDNAETVQDFELANRAFHHALVAPCAMPRLLASLDGLQLANSRLVFAMARNAGWRPRPSQDHRVILQALRARNVEQACSLLARHIQTIERLALPAA from the coding sequence ATGACTGACGTTGGCGAGAACACGACGACGGCGGGACGCATCGCCGAGGCGATCGGCGAGCGCATCATCAGCGGCGCGTTGCCGCCGGACGCCCCGCTCCGCCAGGATCATGTCGCGCGGGAATTCCATTCCAGCCACGTCCCGGTGCGCGAGGCGTTCAGACAATTGGAGGCGCAGCATCTCGTCGTTGCTGTGCCACGGCGCGGGGTGCGGGTTGCGCCGCTCGACACCAAGTCGGTGAAGGAGATCGCCGAGATGCGCGCCGCGCTCGAGGTGGTCGCGCTGCGCAATGCGGCGCCGAAATTCACGCCGGCCCATCTGGCGCGGATCGAGGTCGCGTTGATCGAAGGCGACAATGCCGAGACGGTGCAGGATTTCGAGTTGGCCAATCGCGCCTTCCATCACGCGCTGGTGGCGCCCTGCGCGATGCCGCGTCTGCTCGCCAGCCTCGACGGCCTGCAACTTGCCAACTCACGACTGGTGTTCGCGATGGCGCGCAATGCCGGCTGGCGGCCGCGGCCCAGCCAGGATCATCGCGTGATCCTGCAGGCGCTGCGCGCCCGCAACGTCGAGCAAGCCTGCAGCCTGCTCGCGCGGCATATTCAGACGATCGAGCGGCTTGCCCTGCCGGCGGCGTGA
- the greA gene encoding transcription elongation factor GreA — protein sequence MSVAFTKEESAETASETLLPDRPISPHPNLVTEAGRRALERQLQEAREAYEAAQQLDDVNERRRQSAVPLRDTRYLTERLRTAQVVPDPASAETVAFGSTVTFSRADGRVQTYRIVGEDEADPKAGSISFVSPVARSLMGKAVGDVVGSGAQELEIVAIA from the coding sequence TTGAGCGTCGCCTTCACCAAGGAAGAAAGTGCCGAGACCGCGTCCGAAACGCTGTTGCCGGACCGCCCCATTTCGCCGCATCCCAATCTGGTGACCGAAGCAGGACGCAGAGCGCTGGAGCGCCAGCTCCAGGAGGCACGCGAGGCCTATGAGGCGGCGCAGCAGCTGGACGACGTCAACGAACGGCGACGGCAGTCGGCGGTTCCGTTGCGCGACACACGCTATCTCACGGAACGGCTCCGCACCGCGCAGGTCGTGCCCGACCCTGCCTCGGCCGAAACCGTTGCCTTCGGCAGCACCGTGACCTTCAGCCGCGCCGATGGCCGCGTGCAGACTTATCGCATTGTCGGCGAGGACGAAGCCGATCCAAAGGCCGGCTCGATCTCTTTCGTCTCGCCGGTGGCGAGGTCGCTGATGGGCAAAGCCGTGGGCGACGTCGTTGGGTCGGGCGCCCAGGAGCTGGAGATCGTGGCGATCGCCTAG